In Leptospira ellinghausenii, the following proteins share a genomic window:
- a CDS encoding Zn-ribbon domain-containing OB-fold protein codes for MSATVTLTGIVCNKCHFKVAEVLDGCPSCGSESIEKVELKPTGHIDSFTVVHVGFGHMAERAPYVLAIVQTEENVKLTTVIEGVSDFASVKIGDQVRLKTIDEKIGPIFQY; via the coding sequence ATGAGCGCAACAGTCACATTGACTGGCATTGTTTGTAACAAATGCCATTTTAAGGTAGCGGAAGTGTTAGATGGATGTCCATCATGCGGAAGTGAATCGATCGAGAAGGTGGAGTTAAAACCAACAGGTCATATCGATTCCTTTACCGTCGTGCATGTTGGGTTTGGTCACATGGCCGAAAGAGCTCCTTATGTTCTTGCGATCGTACAAACGGAAGAAAATGTAAAATTGACAACAGTGATTGAAGGTGTATCCGATTTTGCTTCTGTGAAAATTGGAGATCAAGTTCGTTTGAAAACAATCGACGAAAAAATCGGGCCCATTTTTCAATACTAA
- a CDS encoding TolC family protein, protein MKRIVITCLVLWNVSCIPALYERDKEDLKLPEQFENWESSEKAQKLQTEIWNQFFNEPQLISLIDTAIENNQELAILEQEISIANNEVFSRQGEYLPKLSLQADGGFEQKERFSTPNANSPTLFAHGGLVMSWEIDIWKKLRNATKSAYLLYLASIEGKRYVVTNLVAEISDTYFELKSLDNQLTLIENYIDVLSKVKDMVVLQREAGRTTSLAVKRFEAEVAKNLARKYDIVQRIAITENRLNFLLGRFPERITRKSDDFLEITLPEIQKSVPVDLLENRPDIKQASLVLESRKLDIEVARARFYPSLKIDGNIGYEAFNSKHFKGTPVSLAYGLGGGIIAPLINRKAIEANYATANNLQIQAIYNYEVSLLKAFTEVTNQILKIKNLSQKYDAKNKQVQNLRESVEISNILFKAGRIDYIDVLFSQRDFLEAQVEALELKYNLLEANVGLYKALGGGWRGQKEMDAERKNGSF, encoded by the coding sequence ATGAAACGAATCGTTATCACATGCTTAGTTTTATGGAATGTTTCCTGTATTCCTGCTCTTTATGAAAGAGATAAGGAAGATTTAAAACTTCCAGAACAATTTGAAAATTGGGAATCTTCTGAGAAAGCTCAGAAGTTACAAACTGAAATTTGGAACCAGTTTTTTAATGAACCACAATTGATATCATTAATCGACACTGCGATCGAAAACAACCAGGAACTCGCAATACTAGAACAAGAAATAAGTATCGCGAATAACGAAGTATTTTCAAGGCAAGGGGAATATTTACCAAAATTATCTCTCCAAGCAGACGGAGGATTCGAACAGAAAGAGAGATTTAGCACACCTAACGCCAATTCACCGACATTATTTGCTCATGGTGGGCTTGTAATGAGTTGGGAAATTGACATTTGGAAGAAATTAAGAAATGCAACGAAATCCGCTTACCTACTTTACCTCGCAAGTATTGAAGGTAAGCGGTACGTTGTTACCAATTTAGTAGCAGAAATTTCAGATACGTATTTCGAACTAAAATCCCTTGATAATCAATTAACATTAATTGAGAACTATATAGACGTTCTCTCTAAAGTAAAAGATATGGTTGTATTGCAAAGGGAAGCTGGTAGAACAACATCCTTGGCTGTAAAACGTTTTGAAGCTGAGGTAGCAAAAAACCTGGCTCGTAAATATGATATTGTCCAAAGAATAGCCATTACTGAAAACAGACTTAATTTTCTTTTAGGACGTTTCCCAGAAAGAATTACAAGAAAGTCTGATGACTTTTTGGAAATTACACTTCCTGAAATTCAAAAATCAGTTCCTGTTGATCTTTTAGAGAATAGGCCTGATATCAAACAGGCAAGTTTGGTTTTAGAATCACGAAAATTAGACATTGAAGTAGCAAGAGCAAGGTTTTACCCTTCACTTAAGATTGATGGGAATATTGGATATGAAGCTTTTAATTCAAAACATTTCAAAGGGACTCCAGTTTCGTTAGCATACGGGTTAGGTGGAGGTATCATCGCACCACTCATCAATCGAAAAGCGATTGAAGCAAATTATGCAACTGCAAACAACTTACAAATCCAAGCCATTTACAATTATGAAGTTTCTCTTCTAAAAGCATTTACTGAAGTAACAAATCAGATTCTGAAAATCAAAAATTTATCTCAGAAATATGATGCAAAAAATAAACAGGTTCAAAATTTAAGAGAGTCCGTTGAGATTTCGAATATTTTGTTTAAAGCAGGTAGAATTGATTACATCGATGTTTTGTTTAGCCAAAGAGATTTTTTAGAAGCCCAAGTTGAAGCACTTGAACTAAAATACAATCTCTTAGAAGCAAATGTAGGTTTGTATAAAGCACTGGGTGGTGGATGGCGAGGCCAAAAAGAAATGGATGCCGAAAGGAAAAATGGAAGTTTTTAA